Part of the Imperialibacter roseus genome, AATGCGGCCTGGCTTAGCGTAGCTTGCGATTTACCACTTTTGGCGAAGGAACACATTGACCTGTTGCTACAGTACCGAAACCCTTCAAAGGTAGCAACGGCTTTTTATAACCCCGAGACCGACTTCCCGGAACCGTTGATCACCGTTTGGGAACCAAAGGCCTACCAGGTTTTACTTAACTACCTTGCCCAGGGTTATTCATGCCCCAGAAAGGTTTTGATTAATTCGGATATTGAGTTGGTGAATGTGGTAGACCATGCATTTATGATGAACGCCAATACTCCAGACGAAAAAGACAAAGCGCTGAACCTTATTGCCGCCTCAGCCAAATTCAACTGAGCTGACTAAAAATGGCTTTTCTGGCTATTTAAGGCACTTTCTCAACTAAATTGAATTTTTTTTCTCTCAAAGTGAAACAATTTCAGTCAATTGTATGTATATACATATAAGTACAAACATTTAAATTAATATATACAATGGAAACACAAACTCTGACCCAATGGAACCTTGATACTATGCACTCTGAACTTCAGTTCAAGGTGAAGCACCTGGTTATTTCAACAGTGACCGGTTCATTCAAAAACTTCAATGTGGAGGTAGCCACAGAAGGCGACGATTTTTCAACAGCACAAATAAAGCTGACTGCCGATGTGAGCTCAATTGATACCGGCAATGAGCAAAGAGACGGACACCTCAAAAGCGACGACTTTTTTAATGCTGAGAAATTCCCTGCGTTGACTTTCGAAAGCACTGGCATCAAAAAAGTTGATGAGGAAAACTTTATTCTTTCAGGAAACCTTACAATCCGTGACATTACCAAGCCAGTAGACTTGAATGTGGTGCTCGGAGGTATAGCTGTTGACCCTTATGGCAACACTAAAGCGGGTTTTGAGGTAGAAGGGAAAGTGAACAGAAAGGAATTTGACCTTAAGTGGAATGGCGTTACCGAAGCTGGTAGCGTTGTGGTAGCCGATGTTGTTAAAATCCTGGGAAATATTCAGGTAGCAAAGGCACAGTAAGCATATTTCAACCAATCGTAGGCGAAAGTCTCTCATTAGTGAGAGACTTTTTTGTTGATTTTTACAGCGAAAGGTACTCTTTTATCGAACATGCCGGCTTTCTTTTCCCCCAGCTAATGCCTACATTCAAATTTGAGTTAGTTATAGCTTAAGTGAATCGCCTGGTAAAAATTGTACTTATTTTTCTTATCGGAGTAGTCCTGCTATTCCAGAGTGCTTGCCGTGACAAAGAATCACCCAAAGAAACGGGCAATCTTTGGCAGGCAATAGAAGAAGCCAAGGAACTCAGTATTTTCGAAAACGCTATTATTGTTGCCGGACTCCAGCCACTATTCGAAGAACAGGGGCCATACACGGTTTTTGCGCCCACCAACGAGGCCATGCTGATTTTTTTTGAAGAATTTGGCTTTACAGAAGGTCTTGCCAACTTAAGCCCTCAGGATTTACAAATTGTAGTGCTGTATCATGTTGTTGATGACCGGTTATTTCTGAAAAACTTCGATGAAGAGCTTGGCTACCCGACATTATTCAATGGTTTTGAGGCTTTTATAGCACGATTGAATAGTGATGTGTCGATTAACGGAGTATCAAATGTTATCGTTGGCGATTTTGAAGCCTCAAACGGCGTTCTTCATATAGTTGATCACACCTTTTTTATTAAAGCTTCCGATGGTTCTATAGGCATACCCGGTGCCGATGGCGGGGGTGTGGGAGGAAATAACCCTAATCGCAGGGGCCCTTAAGTTATTTCTTGATCAGGTATTTCTGAGCCAGTTGTCTCAGGAACTTTTTGCTTGTGCTGATTTCCGGGTCTGCATAAGTAAACTGTGATAGTTCGGCAATTACACCAGGCAGATACCCAAGTTTAAGAGCTATTTTTTCGCAAAACTCGATTTCGCTGGTGAAGACTTTGCCATCTACCTTCATTAACTGCACAATGTTCAGGAGGTAGTCGAGCCTGTCATCCTCATCAACACCCTCCAGTGTAGGCATTGGCTTTGGGTGATCAATCAGCGTTTCTATCTGATCCTTTGACAAGCCATTGAGGGCGCCTATGTAGTGAATCAGTTTTGATTCAGACGGGGCTACGTATTTATCTACCCTCGATAAATGAACCAAAACGCTTAGTTGATCAACAACATCCATAAAGCAAAATTAAAAGTATCTGTACTCAGGCCAAAATGATAAAAAAGTAAAGCTATTTGGTTAGGTTGGCTCAAACTAAAATTACAACTAATTCCTAATTTTCTACCTTTTGCCTTCAAAAAAATGCGCACAGCTAAATCTAGGGGAGCGGGGATTTTCACTGCAAACGCAGTTCGCTAAAGGATGAAAACTTATCCAATTAGTTTTTCTCATTCCTCAATCGCAAGAAAGATTTCTTTAAAAAATTCCCTGATGTCTTGCGGCGTAATTCTTCGGCTACTACATTAGCGTCCGTTATGACAAAAGCAAGCGCTCGTATGATCTGGTGGTGGCACAATTCGACATTCGAATCGTGAACCGGTAGATTTTATGATCTTGAAAAAAGGGCCTGTTCACGCAGGCCCTTTTTTGTTGCACCATGAACCAAATTTTTATGTATCACATCAGGCAAACATCCAAAAAACTGCTGGCAGATACCCACACTCCAGTGAGTATTTATCTGAGACTGAGAGACAAGTACCCGAACACGTTTCTGCTTGAAAGCTCTGATTATCATGGACAGGAAAACAGCATGTCTTTTATCTGCTGCCAGCCCATGGCTTCTATGACGCTGAGAGGCAGGGAGTTTTCATCCGAATTTCCAGACAACAGCGTGGACAACCATTCGTTAGGCGACGCTGGCAAGCTTACCGAACTGATGAGTGCCTTCATGGGCAAGTTTGATATTAAAGAAGAGGCTGGTGTCAAGTTCTCTGTGGCAGGTCTGTTTGGCTACCTGGCCTACGATGCTGTACAACGGTTCGAGGACATTAAGTTCGACTCATCCAAAAACGACCAATTCCATATACCTGACATGCATTATTCGCTTTTCAGGTATGTGATTGCGATCGACCATTTCAAGAATGACCTGTTTATTGTCGAAAATCAGATCGACGGTCAGACATCCAGTATCGATGAAATGGTAAGCCTGATCACTAGTCGCAATGTGCCTACTTTTCATTTTAGCATTAAGAACGGAGAGGAATCGAACTTTACAGATGCGGAGTTTTTGGAGATT contains:
- a CDS encoding fasciclin domain-containing protein, with amino-acid sequence MNRLVKIVLIFLIGVVLLFQSACRDKESPKETGNLWQAIEEAKELSIFENAIIVAGLQPLFEEQGPYTVFAPTNEAMLIFFEEFGFTEGLANLSPQDLQIVVLYHVVDDRLFLKNFDEELGYPTLFNGFEAFIARLNSDVSINGVSNVIVGDFEASNGVLHIVDHTFFIKASDGSIGIPGADGGGVGGNNPNRRGP
- a CDS encoding tellurite resistance TerB family protein, translated to MDVVDQLSVLVHLSRVDKYVAPSESKLIHYIGALNGLSKDQIETLIDHPKPMPTLEGVDEDDRLDYLLNIVQLMKVDGKVFTSEIEFCEKIALKLGYLPGVIAELSQFTYADPEISTSKKFLRQLAQKYLIKK
- a CDS encoding YceI family protein, with translation METQTLTQWNLDTMHSELQFKVKHLVISTVTGSFKNFNVEVATEGDDFSTAQIKLTADVSSIDTGNEQRDGHLKSDDFFNAEKFPALTFESTGIKKVDEENFILSGNLTIRDITKPVDLNVVLGGIAVDPYGNTKAGFEVEGKVNRKEFDLKWNGVTEAGSVVVADVVKILGNIQVAKAQ